A region from the Clavibacter sp. A6099 genome encodes:
- a CDS encoding LemA family protein — MELWIALGVVVLLAVLVGIYLWATYNALVTLNVRVDEAWSDITVQLKRRADLLPTIIESVKGYANHEQKVFEKVASARTETISAASPAEASTAEEHLQGAMKSLFAVAEAYPQLQTSQTFLQLQGELVDTEDRIQASRRFYNGGVRELNTKITQFPNTLFVRGLGFGERDFYEVSSLASIAEPPRVQF, encoded by the coding sequence ATGGAATTGTGGATCGCGCTCGGAGTCGTCGTGCTCCTGGCAGTTCTCGTCGGCATCTACCTCTGGGCCACGTACAACGCCCTCGTCACCCTCAACGTCCGCGTGGACGAGGCGTGGAGCGACATCACGGTGCAGCTGAAGAGGCGCGCGGACCTGCTGCCGACCATCATCGAGTCGGTCAAGGGCTACGCGAACCACGAGCAGAAGGTCTTCGAGAAGGTGGCCTCCGCGCGCACCGAGACGATCAGCGCCGCGAGCCCCGCGGAGGCGAGCACCGCCGAGGAGCACCTGCAGGGCGCGATGAAGTCCCTCTTCGCGGTCGCCGAGGCCTACCCGCAGCTGCAGACGAGCCAGACCTTCCTGCAGCTGCAGGGCGAGCTCGTGGACACCGAGGACCGGATCCAGGCGTCCCGCCGCTTCTACAACGGCGGCGTGCGCGAGCTCAACACGAAGATCACGCAGTTCCCGAACACGCTCTTCGTCCGTGGGCTCGGCTTCGGCGAGCGGGACTTCTACGAGGTCTCCAGCCTCGCGTCCATCGCCGAGCCGCCCCGCGTCCAGTTCTAG
- a CDS encoding glycoside hydrolase family 1 protein, with translation MTPRDAAPDRPTPTELAGLLAGGPRIGVSTSATKVEGRAHEGGRTESVWDAFSRLPGAVADGSDPERGARHMERYREDVPLATELGVDVLSFSLSWSRLQPEARGGLRREGIAFYDELVDALLAAGIRPRAALHDHDLPVELQDRGGWLHRDTALRFGDLAYLAAEALADRVPDWVTLRTPGLTTMAGHVTGTHAPGSRLGLDALPTVHHQLLAHGLAVEAIRGSRSAARVGIVNAHRVVEAASADDDDRAAAAVARALHQDLFADAVLLGRYPDLGGPHAEAFERLGRVDPADLRVIGEPLDHYGVALADPIRVAAVPRLVTGSTAIPFAELPWTDHPASLDGHPVAPDLVPAVLADLRARYGDALPPVVLSGLDAAHPEQVDDRDGSRRDPRRAHAISDHLVQAIAAVAPGGAAEGVRLEAVIAGSLLDGFEWEAGRAHPRGLVHVDPRTGDRTPRSSYRFLRDTLRERG, from the coding sequence GTGACCCCTCGCGACGCCGCCCCCGACCGCCCGACGCCGACCGAGCTGGCGGGTCTGCTCGCGGGCGGCCCGCGCATCGGGGTGAGCACGAGCGCGACCAAGGTCGAGGGCCGCGCGCACGAGGGCGGCCGCACCGAGTCCGTGTGGGACGCGTTCTCGCGGCTGCCCGGCGCGGTGGCCGACGGCAGCGACCCGGAGCGCGGGGCCCGGCACATGGAGAGGTACCGGGAGGACGTCCCGCTCGCGACCGAGCTCGGCGTCGACGTCCTCTCCTTCTCCCTCTCCTGGTCGAGGCTCCAACCCGAGGCGCGCGGGGGCCTCCGCCGCGAGGGCATCGCGTTCTACGACGAGCTGGTCGACGCCCTGCTGGCCGCGGGGATCCGTCCGCGCGCCGCACTGCACGACCACGACCTGCCCGTCGAGCTGCAGGATCGCGGCGGCTGGCTCCACCGCGACACCGCGCTCCGCTTCGGCGACCTCGCGTACCTCGCCGCGGAGGCGCTCGCCGACCGCGTGCCCGACTGGGTCACGCTCCGGACGCCCGGGCTCACGACGATGGCCGGCCACGTCACGGGCACGCACGCGCCCGGCTCCCGCCTCGGCCTCGACGCGCTCCCCACCGTGCACCACCAGCTGCTCGCCCACGGGCTCGCCGTCGAGGCGATCCGCGGCTCGCGCTCCGCAGCCCGCGTCGGCATCGTGAACGCCCACCGCGTCGTCGAGGCCGCCTCCGCGGACGACGACGACCGCGCCGCCGCCGCCGTGGCGCGCGCCCTGCACCAGGACCTCTTCGCCGACGCCGTGCTCCTCGGCCGCTACCCGGACCTCGGCGGGCCGCACGCCGAGGCCTTCGAGCGGCTCGGGCGCGTGGACCCCGCCGACCTCCGCGTCATCGGCGAGCCGCTCGACCACTACGGCGTCGCGCTCGCCGACCCGATCCGCGTGGCCGCCGTGCCGCGACTCGTCACCGGATCCACCGCGATCCCGTTCGCCGAGCTGCCCTGGACCGACCACCCCGCCTCCCTCGACGGCCACCCCGTCGCCCCCGACCTCGTGCCCGCCGTCCTCGCCGACCTCCGCGCGCGCTACGGCGACGCCCTGCCGCCCGTCGTGCTCTCGGGCCTCGACGCCGCGCACCCCGAGCAGGTCGACGACCGCGACGGCTCCCGCCGGGATCCGCGCCGGGCCCACGCGATCTCCGACCACCTCGTGCAGGCGATCGCCGCCGTCGCGCCCGGGGGAGCGGCGGAGGGCGTGCGGCTCGAGGCCGTCATCGCGGGCAGCCTCCTCGACGGGTTCGAGTGGGAGGCGGGACGCGCCCATCCGCGCGGCCTCGTCCACGTGGATCCGCGCACCGGCGACCGCACGCCCCGCTCCTCGTACCGCTTCCTCCGCGACACCCTGCGCGAGCGCGGCTGA
- a CDS encoding winged helix-turn-helix domain-containing protein has translation MADTVSPALARRVALGAQGLGRPHPGAAGTRRLAAEIRRLGLLQIDSVNVFERSHHLPMLARVGPYDRAALDRMLFGGGGAYTEYWAHQAAVLPVDDLPLYRWRMEAERARRTRPGSWASEHLPLIAEVRAELARTGPVPASAIEHESNVRTGPWWGWSDVKRALEAMFAWGEIASAGRRGFERVYGLAEDVLPADVLARAVPEEDAVRELVRRAAVAHGIGTAADLGDYHRLSRAATDRALRDLADADEVLPVTVPGWEVRGKPLPVWLHRDARLPRRIRGEALLSPFDPVVWFRDRALRLFDLHYRIEIYTPAAQRVHGYYVLPVLVDDEIVARVDLKSDRQAGVLRVQASWIEGRHDPATVAERIAPLLERAAAWQGLDVVGVVDRGTLAASLRAHLPAAAATSEETP, from the coding sequence TCGCTGCGGAGATCCGGCGTCTCGGGCTGCTGCAGATCGACTCCGTCAACGTCTTCGAGCGCAGCCACCACCTGCCGATGCTCGCCCGGGTCGGGCCCTACGACCGGGCCGCGCTCGACCGGATGCTGTTCGGCGGCGGCGGCGCGTACACCGAGTACTGGGCGCACCAGGCGGCCGTGCTGCCCGTCGACGACCTGCCGTTGTACCGCTGGCGGATGGAGGCGGAGCGGGCCAGGCGGACGCGCCCCGGCTCGTGGGCATCCGAGCACCTGCCGCTGATCGCCGAGGTCCGGGCCGAGCTCGCCCGCACCGGTCCGGTGCCCGCGAGCGCGATCGAGCACGAGTCCAACGTCCGCACGGGACCGTGGTGGGGCTGGTCGGACGTGAAGCGCGCGCTCGAGGCGATGTTCGCGTGGGGCGAGATCGCGAGCGCCGGACGCCGCGGGTTCGAGCGGGTGTACGGGCTCGCGGAGGACGTGCTGCCCGCCGACGTCCTCGCGCGCGCGGTGCCCGAGGAGGACGCCGTGCGCGAGCTCGTGCGCCGCGCCGCCGTCGCGCACGGCATCGGCACGGCCGCCGACCTGGGCGACTACCACCGTCTGTCCCGCGCCGCGACCGACCGCGCGCTCCGCGACCTCGCCGACGCGGACGAGGTCCTGCCCGTCACCGTGCCCGGCTGGGAGGTGCGCGGGAAGCCGCTGCCCGTGTGGCTGCACCGGGATGCGCGACTGCCCCGGCGGATCCGCGGCGAGGCCCTGCTCTCCCCCTTCGACCCCGTCGTGTGGTTCCGCGACCGGGCGCTCCGCCTCTTCGACCTGCACTACCGGATCGAGATCTACACGCCGGCGGCGCAGCGCGTGCACGGCTACTACGTGCTGCCGGTGCTGGTGGACGACGAGATCGTCGCCCGGGTGGACCTCAAGAGCGACCGGCAGGCGGGCGTGCTGCGCGTGCAGGCGTCGTGGATCGAGGGGCGGCACGATCCCGCGACGGTCGCCGAGCGCATCGCGCCGCTGCTCGAGCGGGCCGCCGCGTGGCAGGGGCTCGACGTCGTCGGTGTCGTCGACCGCGGCACGCTCGCCGCCTCGCTGCGGGCGCACCTGCCCGCTGCAGCTGCCACCTCGGAGGAGACGCCGTGA